One Rhea pennata isolate bPtePen1 chromosome 31, bPtePen1.pri, whole genome shotgun sequence genomic window carries:
- the SLAMF1 gene encoding signaling lymphocytic activation molecule, producing the protein MGCGACLWLLSSFCCAWGASRGTRETVLGTLGKATFLRIPLELQELTVRSGTAVWKRDTEDPQSKLVLLKYSGGNYTNYMQEQTRFHQANFSLEILNTSRQDRQLYEYIITEGAMERVWQIELEVYEPVSEPRIQVLNRTLANDSCTVILNCTAERGDQVSYSWAGASHLCARNGSLLHLSYSLRNGSLACACAAANPVSRRAAAFNTSECGPEQQVPGRPGSRCPRPPAASPSLPAGLSCEAAGLWVPPPAVLSPHAPAQTAPPCPAALGKGSAADPVASSVPAAGAKQERAALAEDGAVHTIYSQVQRAEKPRGPRGPPAAAEHPACTTIYAAATGLPPDTAPAPAPARQQCPARGPHTEPPARPGPPLRSQVRAAAGPVPTACFSPLQNPSRRKWLLQETCRFPERLPRRVRSPGGRSPRGSPHGRRLLPPQSPDQGPTTVYASVTLPKI; encoded by the exons ATGGGCTGCGGCGCCTGCCTCTGGCTGCTGAGCTCCTTCTGCTGCGCCTGGG GCGCGAGCCGCGGGACGAGGGAGACGGTGCTGGGGACCCTGGGGAAGGCGACGTTCCTGCGGATCCCCCTGGAATTACAGGAGCTGACGGTGCGCTCCGGCACGGCCGTCTGGAAGCGGGACACCGAGGACCCGCAGAGCAAGCTGGTGCTGCTCAAGTACTCGGGTGGCAACTACACCAACTACATGCAGGAGCAGACCCGCTTCCACCAGGCCAACTTCTCCCTGGAAATCCTCAACACCAGCAGGCAGGACAGGCAGCTCTACGAGTACATCATCACCGAGGGAGCGATGGAGAGGGTCTGGCAGATAGAGCTGGAAGTGTACG AGCCGGTGTCGGAGCCCCGTATCCAAGTGCTCAACAGGACGCTGGCCAACGACAGCTGCACCGTGATCCTCAACTGCACGGCGGAGCGGGGCGACCAGGTCTCCTACAGCTGGGCCGGCGCCTCGCACCTCTGCGCCCGCAACGGCAGCCTCCTGCACCTCTCCTACAGCCTGCGCAACGGCAGCCTGGCCtgcgcctgcgccgccgccAACCCCGTCAGCCGCCGAGCCGCGGCCTTCAACACCTCCGAGTGCGGCCCCGAGCAGCAGG TGCCCGGACGCCCCGGCTCGCGGTGCCCTCGCCCTCCGGCGGCCTCCCCAAGCCTCCCCGCAGGGCTTTCCTGcgaggcagcagggctgtgggtgCCCCCGCCGGCTGTCCTGTCCCCCCATGCCCCGGCGCAAACGGCTCCACCGTGTCCCGCCGCACTCGGGAAAGGCTCCGCCGCTGATCCCGTCGCCTCCTCCGTGCCCGCAGCAGGCGCCAAGCAGGAGCGCGCGGCGCTCGCCGAGGACGGCGCGGTGCACACCATCTACTCCCAGGTGCAGCGGGCGGAG AAGCCGAGGggcccccgcgggccgcccgccgccgccgagcacCCCGCTTGCACCACCATCTACGCCGCCGCCACCGGCCTGCCGCCGGACACGgcgccggctcccgcgccgGCGCGGCAGCAGTGTCCCGCGCGCGGCCCCCACACAGAGCCACCCGCCCGGCCGGGACCCCCTCTGCGCTCGCAGGTAAGGGCCGCCGCTGGGCCTGTTCCCACCGCTTGCTTTTCCCCTTTGCAAAATCCCTCCAGGCGTAAGTGGCTCCTGCAGGAAACCTGCAGGTTTCCGGAGCGGCTTCCCAGGCGCGTGCGCAGCCCGGGCGGACGCTCGCCCCGGGGAAGCCCCCACGGCCGCCGTTTGCTCCCGCCGCAGAGCCCCGACCAGGGGCCGACGACGGTCTACGCCAGCGTGACGCTGCCCAAGATCTGA
- the VANGL2 gene encoding vang-like protein 2, with translation MDNESQYSGYSYKSGHSRSSRKHRDRRDRHRSKSRDGSRGDKSVTIQAPGEPLLDNESTRGDERDDNWGETTTVVTGTSEHSISHDDITRITKDMEDSAHLDCSRHLGVSLAGALALLSFLTPLAFMLLPQLLWREDLEPCGTPCEGLFISVAFKLLILLLGSWALFFRRPKAFFPRVFVFRALLMVLVFLLVVSYWLFYGVRILDSRDRNYQGIVQYAVSLVDALLFVHYLAVVLLELRQLQPQFTLKAVRSTDGASRFYNVGHLSIQRAAVWILENYYHDFPVYNPALLNLPKSVLSKKMSGFKVYSLGEENTMNNSTGQSRAVIAAAARRRDNSHNEYYYEEAEHERRVRKRRARLVVAVEEAFTHIKRLQEEDQKNPREIMDPREAAQAIFASMARAMQKYLRTTKQQPYHTMESILQHLEFCITHDMTPKAFLERYLSAGPTIQYHKDRWLAKQWTLVSEEPVTNGLKDGVVFVLKRQDFSLVVSTKKIPFFKLSEEFVDPKSHKFVMRLQSETSV, from the exons AAGCCGGGACGGGAGCCGCGGGGACAAGTCGGTGACCATCCAAGCCCCGGGCGAGCCCTTGCTGGACAACGAGTCGACCCGGGGCGACGAGCGG GACGACAACTGGGGCGAGACCACCACGGTGGTGACGGGCACGTCGGAGCACAGCATCTCGCACGATGACATCACGCGCATCACCAAGGACATGGAGGACAGCGCGCACCTGGACTGCTCCCGGCACCTGGGCGTCTCGCTGGCCGGGGCCCTGGcgctcctctccttcctcaccCCGCTCGCCTTCAtgctcctgccccagctgctgtGGCGGGAGGACCTGGAGCCCTGCGGGACGCCCTGCGAGGGGCTCTTCATCTCGGTGGCCTTCAAACTCCTCATCCTCCTGCTGGGCAGCTGGGCTCTCTTCTTCCGGCGCCCCAAGGCCTTCTTCCCCCGCGTCTTCGTCTTCCGGGCGCTGCTCATGGTGCTCGTCTTCCTCCTCGTCGTCTCCTACTGGCTCTTCTACGGCGTGCGCATCCTGGACTCGCGGGACCGCAACTACCAGGGCATCGTGCAGTACGCCGTGTCGCTGGTGGACGCGCTGCTCTTCGTGCACTACCTGGCCgtggtgctgctggagctgcggcagctccagccccagtTCACGCTCAAGGCCGTGCGCTCCACCGACGGCGCCAGCCGCTTCTACAACGTCGGCCACCTCAG CATCCAGCGAGCAGCCGTGTGGATCCTGGAGAACTATTACCACGATTTCCCAGTCTACAACCCTGCCCTCCTCAACCTGCCAAAATCCGTCCTGTCCAAGAAAATGTCTGGGTTTAAGGTGTATTCCCTCGGCGAGG AAAACACGATGAACAACTCCACGGGCCAGTCCCGGGCCGTCATCGCCGCAGCCGCCCGGAGGCGCGACAACAGCCACAACGAGTATTACTACGAGGAGGCAGAGCACGAGCGCAGGGTGCGGAAACGGCGCGCCAG GCTCGTGGTGGCCGTGGAAGAGGCCTTCACCCACATCAAGCGGTTGCAGGAGGAGGACCAGAAGAACCCGCGGGAGATCATGGACCCGCGGGAGGCGGCCCAGGCGATTTTTGCCTCCATGGCCCGGGCCATGCAGAAGTACCTGCGCACCACCAAGCAGCAGCCCTACCACACCATGGAGAGCATCCTGCAGCACCTCGAGTTCTGCATCACCCACGACATGACGCCCAAG GCGTTCCTGGAGAGGTACTTGAGTGCCGGGCCAACCATCCAGTATCACAAGGACCGCTGGCTGGCCAAGCAGTGGACGCTGGTCAGCGAGGAGCCGGTGACGAATGGCCTGAAGGATGGGGTGGTCTTTGTGCTGAAGCGCCAGGACTTCAGCCTCGTGGTGAGCACTAAGAAGATCCCTTTCTTCAAGCTCTCGGAGGAGTTTGTGGACCCCAAGTCGCACAAGTTCGTCATGAGGCTGCAGTCTGAGACCTCCGTGTGA
- the LOC134152540 gene encoding SLAM family member 5-like, translating into MAALRYLLFAVLLHWAMQPGHGAATEVTGVVGKSVTFRLVSPAGRHVAWSVRSELIATVTLGNPPEVIFFDQNYVSRLSFPDNGTAVTISRLVMEDAGSYTAQLPEKAKLVFDLRVYPELPQPAVTCVWRNCSDTGCDYKLRCAVPAPAANVSYGWSAPGAPLGNASVLLLELLPAEELPVTCTARNPVSSSNVTVQPVGTCAEMPSRGRTAITAMLAVGTVVVVVLLVAGISYCRAKGRRVSSLLNGSAGKAEAGAADLTLYAQVGPPSRPVSPVPPAQCSPAAAAPGAGAGRQPPPSAGLSQRPSDRSAQHPARSSPSAERAAAEETCKTVYSTVQAAARLQTDDEKIRARVPAWPEHGEKSLPAPALHRP; encoded by the exons ATGGCAGCGCTGCGGTACCTGctctttgcagtcctgcttcACTGGGCAA TGCAGCCCGGGCACGGCGCAGCCACGGAGGTGACCGGCGTCGTGGGCAAGTCCGTCACCTTTCGCCTCGTGAGCCCGGCGGGAAGACACGTGGCCTGGAGCGTCAGGAGCGAACTGATAGCGACCGTCACGCTGGGAAACCCTCCTGAAGTCATCTTTTTTGACCAAAACTACGTGAGCCGCCTGTCCTTCCCGGACAACGGCACCGCGGTCACCATCTCGCGGCTGGTGATGGAAGACGCCGGCAGCTACACGGCTCAGCTCCCCGAGAAGGCAAAGCTCGTCTTCGACCTGCGCGTGTACC CGGAGCTGCCGCAGCCGGCGGTGACCTGTGTCTGGCGCAACTGCTCCGACACCGGCTGCGACTACAAACTGCGCTGCGCCgtgccggccccggcggccaACGTCTCCTACGGCTGGAGCGCCCCGGGCGCGCCGCTGGGCAATGCCTCCGTGctgctcctggagctgctgccgGCCGAGGAGCTGCCCGTCACCTGCACGGCGCGAAACCCCGTCAGCAGCAGCAACGTCACGGTGCAGCCCGTGGGCACCTGCGCAG AAATGCCCTCCCGCGGCCGAACTGCCATCACTGCAATGCTGGCGGTGGGCACCGTGGTGGTTGTCGTGCTGCTCGTCGCCGGGATCAGCTACTGCCGCGCCAAAG GCCGACGCGTCTCCTCTTTGCTCAACGGCAGCGCAGGCAAAGCAG AGGCCGGCGCCGCGGACCTGACGCTGTACGCCCAGGTGGGCCCCCCCTCTCGCCCGGTGAGCCCCGTCCCCCCCGCCCAATGCAGCCCCGCAGCCGCGGCTCCCGGAGCCGGGGCGGGTCGGCAGCCCCCGCCGAGCGCCGGTCTCTCCCAGCGCCCTTCGGATCGCTCCGCGCAGCACCCCGCGCGGAGTTCCCCCAGCGCGGAGAGAGCCGCTGCCGAGGAAACCTGCAAAACCGTCTATTCCACGGTGCAGGCTGCAGCCCGG CTGCAGACGGACGACGAGAAGATCCGCGCCAGGGTCCCGGCGTGGCCGGAGCACGGCGAGAAGAgcctccccgcgccggcccTGCACCGGCCCTGA